One genomic segment of Ricinus communis isolate WT05 ecotype wild-type chromosome 3, ASM1957865v1, whole genome shotgun sequence includes these proteins:
- the LOC107261092 gene encoding B3 domain-containing protein Os03g0212300-like, producing MIAMQPSYVHPAYKLTIPASFAKKYFEKKRDNALLRTVDGKTWSVVYNYDLSNGKVTAQIGHGWKEFAHENHLKVGDVCVFELINLKEEKYSNRKSMQRHSCSKVPEAVVAANKVTSLNPFFKVNIRSSHVEHGSLTVPVEFVWMYAKKSIENVTLQVASRQWTVKLLIYRSPHQGCFSAGWSSFAKENSIQVGDACIFEFVNSETMLLKVSILRNVK from the exons ATGATTGCAATGCAGCCATCATATGTTCATCCTGCATATAAACTG ACTATACCAGCAAGCTTTGCCAAGAAATATTTTGAGAAGAAACGCGATAATGCCTTACTACGTACTGTGGATGGCAAGACCTGGTCTGTTGTGTACAATTATGATTTGAGCAATGGAAAGGTAACAGCCCAAATTGGTCATGGCTGGAAAGAATTTGCACATGAAAATCATTTAAAAGTTGGTGATGTTTGTGTATTTGAACTGATAAACT TGAAAGAGGAAAAATACTCTAACAGGAAGTCGATGCAAAGGCATTCATGTTCAAAGGTTCCTGAAGCTGTTGTAGCAGCCAACAAAGTTACCTCTTTGAATCCTTTCTTCAAAGTAAATATTCGATCAAGCCATGTGGAGCATGGCTCTTTG ACTGTACCTGTGGAATTCGTCTGGATGTATGCCAAGAAGAGCATTGAAAATGTAACATTACAAGTTGCAAGTAGACAGTGGACTGTGAAATTACTAATCTACCGGTCTCCTCATCAAGGTTGCTTTTCTGCAGGATGGTCGTCATTTGCAAAGGAAAATTCTATACAAGTAGGGGATGCTTGCATCTTTGAGTTCGTTAACAGTGAAACCATGTTGCTAAAAGTCTCTATTCTCAGAAATGTTAAGTAA
- the LOC125369542 gene encoding B3 domain-containing protein At3g18960-like has translation MAKPPHAGLSSTERGIPKRFIRSYENGLSNPVILKVPSSAKWQVELVEHDGIVWLQNGWQEFQKYYSLAFESFLVFEYNEGDSDFNVTIFNKSTTEIDYPVNIINGDTDVDLEQTESDASVEILSHFSPYRETRNKSPLLFSPPTKKMKLENSTGQEGIKFLPERNLQTAFSRITY, from the exons ATGGCAAAACCTCCACATGCAGGTCTTTCTTCAACTGAGAGG GGTATTCCAAAAAGATTCATCAGAAGCTATGAGAATGGTCTATCAAATCCGGTTATCCTGAAAGTTCCTAGTAGTGCAAAATGGCAAGTAGAGCTTGTCGAACATGATGGTATAGTTTGGTTGCAAAATGGCTGGCAAGAATTTCAGAAGTATTACTCCCTAGCCTTTGAATCTTTCCTAGTTTTTGAATATAATGAAGGAGATTCTGATTTCAATGTAACCATATTTAACAAAAGTACTACAGAAATAGACTATCCAGTCAATATTATCAATGGAGATACTGATGTAGATCTTGAACAAACTGAAAGTGATGCTTCTGTTGAAATCTTGAGTCACTTCTCACCATATCGggaaacaagaaataaatcacCATTGCTATTCTCTCCACCTACTAAGAAGATGAAGCTAGAGAATTCTACAGGACAAGAAGGTATTAAATTTCTTCCTGAAAGAAATTTACAAACAGCTTTTTCTCGTATTACTTACTAG
- the LOC8280158 gene encoding B3 domain-containing protein Os01g0234100-like, with product MLAQGIPAGFVNQHVDKKYSDVILKAMDGRSWPVKCYKSKTNGRTTAKLYNGWKKFAQENSLEVGDVCAFELVTSKETTFRVVKFRNGKDASSSPSFGNSEELNHEKQNATGKKIIKGTYDEAANKLTENILQSGHQMRLSEAFPSACTTEFYGKM from the exons ATGCTTGCTCAGGGTATACCAGCTGGCTTTGTCAATCAACATGTCGATAAAAAGTACAGTGATGTCATCCTCAAAGCTATGGATGGGAGGAGTTGGCCTGTCAAGTGCTATAAATCGAAAACAAATGGAAGAACAACTGCAAAACTCTATAATGGATGGAAGAAATTCGCACAGGAAAATAGTTTGGAAGTTGGTGATGTTTGTGCTTTTGAGCTGGTCACTAGCAAAGAAACTACATTTAGAGTTGTCAAATTCCGCAATGGGAAAGATGCAAGTAGCAGCCCATCATTCG GTAACAGCGAGGAATTGAATCATGAAAAACAGAATGCGACCGGTAAGAAGATAATTAAAGGGACTTATGATGAAGCTGCAAACAAACTTACAGAAAACATTCTTCAAAGTGGTCATCAAATGAGGCTATCTGAAGCGTTTCCCTCTG CATGTACCACTGAGTTTTATGGCAAAATGTAG